A window of Pedococcus aerophilus contains these coding sequences:
- a CDS encoding MmcQ/YjbR family DNA-binding protein, with product MTARKAKLADIGDIALGLPEVEEGTSWGRPAYVVRKKSFVHFREPRPDAVDPDTGERMDDVIIVTVADQDDKEALVASDGPWFTTPHFDGYNAVLVRERDLGKLTRRELEEVITDAWAARAPKRLVAKFFDEA from the coding sequence ATGACGGCACGCAAGGCGAAGCTGGCGGACATCGGTGACATCGCTCTCGGGCTGCCCGAGGTCGAGGAGGGCACCTCGTGGGGTCGCCCGGCCTACGTCGTGCGGAAGAAGTCGTTCGTGCACTTCCGCGAGCCTCGCCCCGATGCCGTCGACCCCGACACCGGGGAGCGGATGGACGACGTCATCATCGTCACGGTCGCCGACCAGGACGACAAGGAGGCGCTGGTCGCCTCGGACGGGCCGTGGTTCACCACCCCGCACTTCGACGGCTACAACGCGGTCCTGGTCCGCGAGCGCGACCTCGGGAAGCTGACCCGTCGCGAGCTCGAGGAGGTCATCACCGACGCGTGGGCCGCCCGGGCACCGAAACGCCTCGTCGCGAAGTTCTTCGACGAGGCGTGA
- a CDS encoding VOC family protein, with protein MRVDHVSYAAEHDGLQATAARLAKVIGVDAVDGGIHPRFGTRNVILPLAHDRYVEVVEVLDHPASDKAPFGQAVRARSEAGGGWLGWVVAVDDLAPFEQRIGREAVVGNRHRPDGVELRWRQLGVKGLMSDPQLPFFIKWDDPALHPSTAANTQVTIDGLQIAGDPARVRDWLDMKADETSSVIDFTFVAPHGTPGLLSVTFDTPEGKVTV; from the coding sequence ATGCGAGTTGACCATGTTTCGTATGCAGCTGAGCACGACGGCCTGCAAGCCACCGCTGCTCGCTTGGCGAAGGTCATCGGGGTGGACGCAGTCGACGGGGGCATCCACCCCCGCTTCGGCACTCGCAACGTGATCCTCCCGCTGGCCCATGACCGGTACGTCGAGGTCGTCGAGGTGCTCGACCACCCCGCCTCTGACAAGGCCCCCTTCGGGCAGGCCGTCCGCGCGCGCTCCGAGGCCGGCGGTGGCTGGCTGGGCTGGGTCGTCGCGGTCGACGACCTCGCGCCGTTCGAGCAGCGCATCGGCCGCGAGGCCGTCGTCGGCAACCGGCACCGCCCCGATGGCGTGGAGCTGCGCTGGCGCCAGCTCGGCGTCAAGGGCCTCATGTCCGACCCGCAGCTGCCGTTCTTCATCAAGTGGGACGACCCCGCGCTGCACCCCTCGACCGCGGCCAACACGCAGGTCACGATCGACGGCTTGCAGATCGCCGGCGACCCGGCCCGTGTCCGCGACTGGCTCGACATGAAGGCCGACGAGACGTCCTCGGTCATCGACTTCACCTTCGTCGCACCGCACGGCACCCCCGGGCTGCTGTCGGTCACCTTCGACACCCCCGAGGGCAAGGTCACCGTCTGA
- a CDS encoding RNA methyltransferase, whose product MADLNITSPSNPRLKALASLRRRRTREETGQTLIEGYEELTLALDAGVLPEALYYCPELMLDAATQTRVVDEVRRSGVDTVLVSRAAFEKAAYREGPDGFIAVVPAVVRSCADLDVGPKALTVLCEGVEKPGNLGAMLRTADAAGVEAVIAADPVTDWGNPNLVRASKGTVFSVRVASDSTAATLAWLDSRGIALVATTPDTDLDYTDVDYTGPVAVAVGAEKYGLTDEVLAHAAYKVRIPMVGKANSLNVATSAAIVIYEAVRQRGALEAPLSH is encoded by the coding sequence ATGGCTGACCTGAACATCACCTCGCCGTCCAACCCGAGGCTCAAGGCGCTCGCGTCCCTGCGCCGCCGCCGCACCCGTGAGGAGACCGGCCAGACACTCATCGAGGGGTACGAGGAGCTCACGCTGGCGCTGGACGCCGGGGTGCTCCCCGAGGCGCTCTACTACTGCCCCGAGCTCATGCTCGACGCGGCGACGCAGACACGCGTGGTCGACGAGGTGCGCCGCTCCGGCGTGGACACGGTGCTCGTCTCGCGGGCGGCGTTCGAGAAGGCGGCCTACCGCGAGGGCCCCGACGGATTCATCGCCGTCGTGCCCGCCGTCGTCCGCAGCTGCGCCGACCTCGACGTGGGCCCGAAGGCCCTGACGGTCCTGTGCGAGGGCGTCGAGAAGCCCGGCAACCTCGGCGCCATGCTCCGGACCGCCGACGCCGCCGGGGTCGAGGCCGTCATCGCCGCCGATCCCGTCACGGACTGGGGCAACCCCAACCTCGTGCGCGCGTCCAAGGGCACCGTCTTCTCGGTGCGGGTGGCCAGCGACTCGACCGCCGCGACCCTGGCCTGGCTCGACTCCAGGGGCATCGCGCTGGTGGCCACGACCCCCGACACGGACCTCGACTACACCGACGTCGACTACACCGGCCCGGTGGCCGTCGCGGTGGGTGCGGAGAAGTACGGACTCACGGACGAGGTCCTCGCCCACGCGGCCTACAAGGTCCGAATCCCCATGGTGGGCAAGGCAAACTCACTCAACGTGGCGACGTCGGCGGCAATCGTGATCTACGAGGCGGTTCGGCAGCGCGGGGCACTGGAAGCACCGCTGTCCCACTGA
- a CDS encoding DUF2332 domain-containing protein: MSELPDPEYLAFARGQAAGSSPTYERLAYGVASDPWAQQALSSVPAAKRQPNLLFGVGRLLGAPVGDPEAFLRWLPEHWDRVRSELLTRSTQTNEAGRCATLVPALATLPRPLALLEVGASAGLCLYPDRYRYDWGRGVVGDGPGPVLSCAWSGEAAPPTTLPEVVWRAGLDLNPLDLTDRDDRRWLECLVWPEHDERRRRLRAAADVVAADPPLLVTGDLVTDLPALAARAPAGATLVVLHSAVLAYVGAATRREFVEVVRSIGAHWLANEHPSLLTGLVAGLGTGLGDAVVPPRVEGPEPFATALDGRPVGWSGPHGQSYRALTRPGPDLTH, from the coding sequence ATGTCCGAACTGCCGGACCCGGAGTACCTCGCCTTCGCGCGCGGACAGGCGGCTGGGTCGTCGCCGACCTACGAGCGGTTGGCGTATGGCGTGGCCTCCGACCCGTGGGCGCAGCAGGCCCTGTCGTCGGTGCCCGCCGCGAAACGGCAGCCCAACCTCCTGTTCGGGGTCGGCCGGCTGCTCGGCGCACCGGTCGGGGACCCGGAGGCCTTCCTGCGCTGGCTGCCCGAGCACTGGGACCGGGTCCGATCCGAGCTGCTGACCCGCTCCACCCAGACGAACGAGGCGGGCCGGTGCGCGACGCTGGTCCCGGCCCTGGCCACGCTGCCGCGACCGCTGGCCCTGCTGGAGGTCGGCGCCAGCGCCGGGTTGTGCCTCTACCCCGACCGCTACCGGTACGACTGGGGTCGCGGCGTGGTCGGCGACGGACCCGGCCCGGTCCTCTCCTGCGCGTGGTCCGGCGAGGCCGCACCCCCGACGACCCTCCCCGAGGTGGTCTGGCGGGCAGGGCTGGACCTGAACCCGCTCGACCTCACCGACCGCGACGACCGGCGCTGGCTGGAGTGCCTCGTCTGGCCTGAGCACGACGAACGTCGTCGCCGGCTGCGGGCTGCGGCCGACGTCGTCGCCGCCGATCCGCCGCTGCTCGTCACCGGCGACCTGGTGACCGACCTGCCGGCGCTGGCGGCCAGGGCACCGGCAGGGGCGACACTCGTGGTCCTGCACTCGGCCGTCCTGGCCTACGTCGGCGCGGCGACGCGACGGGAGTTCGTCGAGGTGGTCAGGTCGATCGGGGCGCACTGGCTCGCCAACGAGCACCCGAGCCTCCTCACTGGACTTGTGGCGGGACTCGGCACAGGACTCGGCGACGCCGTCGTGCCGCCCCGGGTCGAGGGGCCGGAGCCGTTCGCCACCGCCCTCGACGGCAGGCCCGTCGGCTGGTCCGGGCCGCACGGGCAGTCCTACCGAGCGCTCACCCGACCCGGGCCCGACCTGACACACTGA
- a CDS encoding ABC transporter permease: protein MSTRTPVPHQDTDLAHDRDPSQRGLGDRHEAPVRAAGGSAWTLVARREVMVKLTDKSFLIGTAVTLALIVGALALQVVLSGHTSTSKIAASSPAAVTMVEKLADQAPVLDDSVKVELVRSSSDTAAKSAVEDEDADAWLRQTASGWELTTRESADSSLLTVVQQVVRADTIDRNADAAGTTLTALEQGSQVATTQLVGDAKKSQLSDLMGFAFAFLFYIAALTFGIALASSVVEEKQSRIVEIIAGAIPLRQLLAGKIAGNTVLAVGQMAIYVGVALVGLAFTDYSGLIAGVSGTVGWFLAFFLAGFVALSCLWAVAGALASRTEDLQSTQTPVTMLVMLMFFGGLFLDGTVRTVASFFPPVSALLMPIRMLDGGVAWWEPLVAMVLLVGFAAVLVLAGERIYRRALMQTGGKLSLKEAWRLEE from the coding sequence ATGAGCACCCGGACCCCCGTCCCGCACCAGGACACAGACCTTGCCCACGACCGCGACCCGTCGCAGCGCGGGCTCGGCGACCGGCACGAGGCTCCCGTGCGCGCCGCCGGGGGGAGTGCCTGGACGCTCGTCGCCCGCCGCGAGGTGATGGTCAAGCTCACCGACAAGTCGTTCCTCATCGGGACCGCAGTGACCCTGGCCCTGATCGTCGGAGCGCTCGCGCTCCAGGTCGTCCTGAGCGGGCACACCAGCACCTCGAAGATCGCCGCCTCCTCCCCGGCCGCGGTGACCATGGTCGAGAAGCTCGCCGACCAGGCACCCGTCCTCGACGACTCGGTCAAGGTGGAGCTCGTCCGCTCGTCCTCGGACACGGCGGCGAAGTCCGCAGTCGAGGACGAGGACGCCGACGCGTGGCTGCGCCAGACGGCGTCCGGCTGGGAGCTGACCACCAGGGAGAGCGCCGACTCCTCCTTGCTCACCGTCGTCCAGCAGGTGGTGCGGGCCGACACGATCGACCGCAACGCCGATGCCGCCGGCACGACGCTGACCGCCCTCGAGCAGGGCAGCCAGGTCGCCACCACGCAGCTGGTCGGCGACGCGAAGAAGTCGCAGCTGAGCGACCTGATGGGCTTCGCCTTCGCCTTCCTCTTCTACATCGCCGCGCTGACCTTCGGCATCGCTCTGGCCAGCAGCGTCGTCGAGGAGAAGCAGTCGCGGATCGTCGAGATCATCGCCGGGGCGATCCCGTTGCGGCAGCTGCTCGCCGGCAAGATCGCGGGAAACACGGTGCTGGCCGTCGGGCAGATGGCGATCTACGTCGGGGTGGCCCTCGTCGGCCTCGCGTTCACCGACTACAGCGGCCTCATCGCCGGGGTGTCGGGGACGGTCGGCTGGTTCCTGGCGTTCTTCCTCGCCGGGTTCGTGGCGCTCTCGTGCCTGTGGGCCGTCGCCGGCGCCCTCGCCTCGCGCACCGAGGACCTGCAGTCCACCCAGACGCCGGTGACGATGCTCGTCATGCTGATGTTCTTCGGCGGCCTGTTCCTCGACGGGACGGTGCGCACCGTGGCGTCGTTCTTCCCACCGGTCTCCGCACTGCTCATGCCGATCCGCATGCTCGACGGCGGTGTCGCGTGGTGGGAGCCGCTGGTGGCGATGGTGCTGCTTGTCGGGTTCGCGGCGGTGCTGGTGCTGGCCGGGGAGCGGATCTACCGCCGGGCGCTGATGCAGACCGGCGGCAAGCTCAGCCTCAAGGAGGCCTGGCGCCTCGAGGAGTGA
- a CDS encoding ABC transporter ATP-binding protein, with protein MTAPGDTMLETRGLTRRFGENTAVDGVGFPVPGGAMTGFVGGNGAGKTTTMRMVMGVLGIHEGEVRWQGRAITAADRRQFGYMPEERGLYPKQPIADQLVYLAQLRGMSGPAARAAVVEHLERFGLGDRQGDPVEKLSLGNQQRVQIIAALVPTPIALVLDEPFSGLDPAAVDSMADLLREHTRRGTPVLFSSHQLDLVDRLCDRLVVMARGKVVAQGSADELRSGGPVRYRLVLGGDAGWTRDQRGVHVADVDGGTALIEVLEPGAEQHVLGEAAARGPVHEFRRVVPRLSEIYQEVTA; from the coding sequence ATGACAGCACCAGGGGACACGATGCTCGAGACACGGGGACTGACGCGACGGTTCGGGGAGAACACCGCGGTCGACGGGGTGGGTTTCCCGGTGCCGGGCGGCGCGATGACGGGTTTCGTCGGTGGCAACGGCGCAGGGAAGACCACGACCATGCGGATGGTGATGGGGGTCCTCGGCATCCACGAGGGCGAGGTGCGCTGGCAGGGGCGGGCGATCACCGCGGCCGACCGGCGACAGTTCGGCTACATGCCGGAGGAGCGCGGGCTCTACCCGAAGCAGCCGATCGCCGACCAGCTCGTCTACCTCGCCCAGCTGCGGGGGATGAGCGGGCCGGCCGCCCGTGCCGCCGTGGTCGAGCACCTCGAACGGTTCGGGCTCGGCGACCGCCAGGGCGACCCGGTCGAGAAGCTCTCGCTCGGCAACCAGCAGCGCGTGCAGATCATCGCCGCGCTCGTGCCGACGCCGATCGCCCTCGTTCTCGACGAGCCGTTCTCCGGTCTCGACCCGGCCGCGGTCGACTCGATGGCCGACCTGCTGCGCGAGCACACCCGACGGGGGACGCCGGTGCTCTTCTCCTCCCACCAGCTCGACCTCGTCGACCGCCTCTGCGACCGGCTCGTCGTCATGGCGCGGGGCAAGGTCGTGGCCCAGGGCTCGGCCGACGAGCTGCGCTCCGGCGGCCCGGTCCGCTACCGGCTCGTCCTCGGTGGCGACGCCGGGTGGACCCGCGACCAGCGCGGGGTGCACGTCGCCGACGTCGACGGCGGCACGGCCCTGATCGAGGTGCTCGAGCCCGGCGCCGAGCAGCACGTGCTCGGCGAGGCGGCGGCCCGCGGACCGGTCCACGAGTTCCGGCGCGTCGTCCCGAGACTCAGCGAGATCTACCAGGAGGTGACGGCATGA
- a CDS encoding response regulator transcription factor gives MSDRLRVLIVDDHQLVRSGFAMILSVEDDLEVVGEAADGAEAVAQARALRPDVVLMDVQMPGTDGIEATRQVVAEDLGRVIILTTFDRDDYLFDALEAGASGFLLKNSDADTLVEAVRAAAGGHALLAPEVTRRVIERMTAASTPAPVAPSEPAAPLLDPGYALLTEREREVVVLVGEGLSNAEIATRLFVGEATVKTHVSNCLAKLHLRDRVQAVVWAHRAGLIPQGE, from the coding sequence GTGAGCGATCGGTTGCGCGTGCTCATCGTCGACGACCACCAGCTCGTCCGGTCGGGCTTCGCCATGATCTTGTCCGTCGAGGACGACCTCGAGGTCGTCGGTGAGGCGGCCGACGGCGCGGAGGCGGTCGCGCAGGCTCGTGCGCTGCGTCCGGATGTCGTGCTCATGGACGTGCAGATGCCCGGCACCGACGGGATCGAGGCGACCCGCCAGGTCGTCGCCGAGGACCTCGGGCGGGTCATCATCCTCACGACGTTCGACCGCGACGACTACCTCTTCGACGCCCTCGAGGCAGGTGCGAGCGGCTTCCTGCTCAAGAACTCCGACGCCGACACCCTCGTCGAGGCCGTCCGCGCCGCAGCGGGTGGCCACGCGCTGCTCGCCCCTGAGGTCACCCGGCGCGTCATCGAGCGGATGACCGCTGCCTCCACGCCGGCCCCCGTCGCACCGTCAGAGCCGGCTGCCCCTCTACTCGACCCCGGGTACGCGCTGCTCACCGAGCGGGAGCGGGAGGTCGTCGTCCTCGTCGGTGAGGGACTGAGCAACGCCGAGATCGCGACGAGGTTGTTCGTCGGCGAGGCCACCGTGAAGACGCACGTGTCGAACTGCCTGGCCAAGCTGCACCTGCGTGACCGGGTCCAGGCCGTCGTCTGGGCACATCGGGCCGGTCTCATCCCCCAGGGGGAGTGA
- a CDS encoding histidine kinase, with protein MTVQTAAPATVRSRLAAFFAVDDPWFRSAEVSRWDLVVGGGTFALSAVTLEMSRSFGALDSVSAPVWVQYLAVALGTLLLVGRRRWPLSVAALAALHMFVVGVTMAPVMGGLALQIVYFVAIFSGVAWARSRRDMLVVMGGVVLFMFVWLAWTFAIGSGIDSIRDSLGEDASRRPGLISPVAASVVITGIVNALYFGGAIIGGQVAWRGARQRARLADQARTIAHQSADRQQRAVLGERLRIARELHDVVAHHVSVIGIQAAGARRLLTRDPDAAGRALASVEGSSREAVHQMRSLVGALREPTEADATGPGDPTHRAPEPGLADLAGLVDEVETPGLRVTYQLVESPAGAAADLPAALGLSVFRIAQEALTNVRRHSTATNASVVLRVERTVGSPFVEVEVTDDGRPVPGSSGSGLGLLGVRERAASRRAQVDIGPRIGGGFRVRVRFPLQDLVVADPGLDVDGVAAERASDAEAGARR; from the coding sequence GTGACCGTGCAGACCGCTGCCCCCGCCACCGTGCGATCGCGGTTGGCCGCGTTCTTCGCGGTCGACGACCCGTGGTTCCGCAGCGCCGAGGTGTCGCGCTGGGACCTCGTCGTCGGGGGCGGGACGTTCGCGCTGTCGGCCGTGACGCTGGAGATGTCGCGCAGCTTCGGGGCGCTCGACAGCGTCAGCGCCCCGGTCTGGGTGCAGTACCTCGCCGTCGCGCTCGGCACGCTCCTGCTCGTCGGCCGCCGCCGCTGGCCGTTGTCCGTCGCAGCCCTCGCGGCGCTGCACATGTTCGTGGTCGGCGTGACGATGGCGCCGGTCATGGGCGGGCTGGCCCTGCAGATCGTCTACTTCGTCGCCATCTTCAGCGGGGTCGCGTGGGCCCGCAGCCGTCGCGACATGCTCGTCGTGATGGGCGGCGTCGTGCTGTTCATGTTCGTGTGGCTGGCCTGGACGTTCGCCATCGGCAGCGGCATCGACAGCATCCGCGACAGCCTCGGCGAGGACGCCTCGCGCCGCCCCGGCCTGATCAGCCCGGTCGCCGCGAGCGTCGTCATCACCGGGATCGTCAACGCCCTCTACTTCGGTGGCGCCATCATCGGCGGACAGGTGGCCTGGCGTGGGGCGCGGCAACGGGCGCGGCTCGCCGACCAGGCCCGCACCATCGCCCATCAGAGCGCCGACCGCCAGCAGCGCGCGGTGCTGGGCGAGCGGTTGCGTATCGCGCGTGAGCTGCACGACGTCGTGGCCCACCACGTGTCCGTGATCGGGATCCAGGCAGCGGGCGCGCGGCGCCTGCTCACCCGCGACCCCGACGCCGCGGGCCGCGCGCTGGCTTCCGTCGAGGGGTCGTCGCGCGAGGCCGTGCACCAGATGCGCTCGCTGGTCGGGGCGCTGCGCGAGCCCACCGAGGCAGACGCGACAGGGCCGGGCGACCCGACCCACCGTGCTCCGGAGCCCGGGCTCGCCGACCTCGCCGGCCTGGTCGACGAGGTCGAGACCCCGGGGCTGCGCGTGACGTACCAGCTCGTCGAGTCGCCCGCCGGTGCCGCGGCAGACCTCCCCGCCGCGCTCGGCCTCTCGGTCTTCCGCATCGCCCAGGAGGCGCTGACCAACGTGCGCCGGCACTCCACCGCCACCAACGCCTCGGTCGTGCTGCGGGTCGAGCGCACGGTCGGGTCGCCGTTCGTCGAGGTCGAGGTCACCGACGACGGACGTCCCGTACCGGGCTCGTCGGGGTCCGGCCTGGGACTGCTCGGCGTCCGCGAACGCGCTGCGTCCCGCCGGGCGCAGGTGGACATCGGCCCACGCATCGGTGGGGGCTTCCGCGTGCGGGTGCGCTTCCCGCTGCAGGACCTCGTGGTCGCCGACCCGGGCCTCGACGTGGATGGCGTCGCGGCCGAGCGGGCCAGCGACGCAGAGGCAGGTGCCCGGCGGTGA
- a CDS encoding HAD family hydrolase, translating into MVHPHLVALDVDGTTINHAGVLSPEVRDAVHAVVAAGHHVIISTGRSIPATTYILEELGILTGHAVCSNGAVTLELDPSHDKGFQIIEAVTFDPAPALNLLRHEWPDAVIAVEDLGVGFKLSAPFPDGELQGELTVVPWEELVAEPVTRVTFRSPTGTAEDFMALTERIGLHGVNYAVGFSAWLDLNPEGVSKGSALEILRRQLGIDPQFTVAVGDQRNDLEMLQWAARGVAMGNAPDEVKAAANEVTGHVDEDGLVPILRSLL; encoded by the coding sequence ATGGTCCACCCCCACCTCGTCGCCCTCGACGTCGACGGCACGACGATCAACCACGCCGGAGTGCTGTCCCCCGAGGTGCGCGACGCCGTGCACGCGGTGGTCGCCGCCGGGCACCACGTGATCATCTCGACGGGCCGCTCCATCCCCGCGACGACGTACATCCTCGAGGAGCTGGGCATCCTGACCGGGCATGCCGTGTGCTCCAACGGCGCGGTGACGCTCGAGCTGGATCCCTCGCACGACAAGGGATTCCAGATCATCGAGGCGGTCACGTTCGACCCGGCGCCGGCGCTGAACCTGCTGCGTCACGAGTGGCCCGATGCCGTGATCGCGGTCGAGGACCTCGGCGTCGGGTTCAAGCTGAGTGCGCCGTTCCCCGACGGCGAGCTCCAGGGCGAGCTCACCGTGGTGCCGTGGGAGGAGCTCGTCGCCGAGCCCGTGACGCGCGTGACCTTCCGGTCGCCGACCGGCACCGCCGAGGACTTCATGGCCCTCACCGAGCGGATCGGCCTGCACGGCGTCAACTACGCGGTCGGCTTCAGCGCGTGGCTCGACCTCAACCCCGAGGGTGTCTCCAAGGGGTCCGCGCTGGAGATCCTGCGCCGCCAGCTCGGGATCGATCCGCAGTTCACGGTCGCCGTCGGTGACCAGCGCAACGACCTGGAGATGCTCCAGTGGGCGGCACGCGGCGTCGCGATGGGCAACGCCCCCGACGAGGTCAAGGCCGCGGCCAACGAGGTCACCGGCCACGTCGACGAGGACGGCCTCGTGCCGATCCTGCGCTCCCTGCTCTGA
- a CDS encoding alpha-hydroxy acid oxidase yields the protein MSDRQLPKWSELKPLLRPKPIELDARKRRLDAALTIADLRRVAKRRTPTSVFDYTDGAAEGEISLRRARQTFAGLEFHPAILQDVSEIDLSTNFLGAPSKLPFSFAPTGFTRMMQHEGERAVVRVADRIGIPYALSTMGTTSIEDVAAAAPSARKWFQLYVWKDRSAGEDLMRRAQEAGYEALILTVDVPVAGARLRDVRNGFSIPPALTVKTVADAALHPSWWGNLLTTEPLTFASLASWDGTVAELLNTLFDPTMTLADLEWVRSFWKGPLIIKGIQTVHDAQMVVDAGVDAIVLSNHGGRQLDRAPVPLRLLPAVREALGEDAEIMLDTGVMSGADVVAAVALGASSVMVGRAYLYGLMAGGEAGVQRAADILATEARRTMALLGARQISDLGPQHVRLP from the coding sequence ATGAGTGATCGACAGCTGCCCAAGTGGTCCGAGCTCAAACCACTCCTTCGACCCAAGCCGATCGAGCTCGACGCGAGGAAGCGCCGGCTCGACGCAGCGCTGACGATCGCCGACCTGCGCCGGGTGGCCAAGCGCCGCACGCCGACGTCGGTGTTCGACTACACCGACGGCGCGGCCGAGGGCGAGATCAGCCTGCGGCGGGCCCGGCAGACCTTCGCGGGGCTGGAGTTCCACCCGGCCATCCTGCAGGACGTCTCCGAGATCGACCTGTCGACGAACTTCCTCGGCGCCCCGTCGAAGCTCCCGTTCTCCTTCGCCCCCACCGGGTTCACCCGGATGATGCAGCACGAGGGCGAGCGCGCGGTGGTCCGCGTGGCCGACCGCATCGGCATCCCCTACGCCCTCTCCACGATGGGCACGACGTCGATCGAGGACGTGGCTGCCGCGGCGCCCAGTGCCCGGAAGTGGTTCCAGCTCTACGTGTGGAAGGACCGCAGCGCCGGCGAGGACCTCATGCGCCGCGCGCAGGAGGCCGGGTATGAAGCGCTCATCCTCACCGTCGACGTCCCCGTCGCGGGTGCGCGGCTCCGTGACGTCCGCAACGGGTTCTCGATCCCGCCGGCCCTGACGGTCAAGACGGTCGCCGACGCCGCACTGCACCCGAGCTGGTGGGGCAACCTGCTCACCACCGAGCCGCTGACCTTCGCGTCGCTGGCGTCCTGGGACGGCACGGTCGCCGAGCTGCTCAACACGTTGTTCGACCCGACGATGACCCTGGCCGACCTCGAGTGGGTGCGCTCGTTCTGGAAGGGCCCGCTCATCATCAAGGGGATCCAGACGGTCCACGACGCGCAGATGGTGGTCGACGCCGGCGTCGACGCGATCGTGCTGTCCAACCACGGTGGCCGCCAGCTCGACCGCGCGCCGGTACCGCTGCGACTCCTGCCCGCCGTGAGGGAAGCGCTGGGTGAGGACGCCGAAATCATGCTCGACACCGGCGTCATGTCCGGCGCCGACGTCGTCGCGGCAGTAGCCCTCGGCGCCAGCAGCGTCATGGTCGGCCGTGCCTACCTCTACGGGCTCATGGCCGGTGGCGAGGCCGGGGTCCAGCGCGCCGCCGACATCCTGGCGACCGAGGCGCGGCGCACCATGGCCCTGCTCGGCGCGCGCCAGATCTCGGACCTCGGGCCGCAGCACGTGCGCCTTCCGTAG
- the serS gene encoding serine--tRNA ligase, with protein sequence MIDIKLLREDPDRVRASQRARGEDEGIVDAILAAEQTHRSSLTEFEQLRAQQKSMGKQVAQAQGEEKQALLAQTKEISARVKQLQTDADTAQATLGDLIRQIGNIVEDGVPVGGEDDYTLLETVGEIPEFDFEPKDHLALGESLAAIDMERGAKVGGSRFYFLTGVGARLELALLNMGIAQAVEHGFTPMITPTLVKADVMAGAGFIDKHGDEVYRLEADDLYLTGTSEVALAGYHADEILDLSGGPKRYAGWSACYRREAGSHGKDTRGIIRVHQFHKVEMFTYCRVEDAAAEHQRLLAWEKEMLAKIEVPYRIIDTAAGDLGGPAARKFDCEAWVPTQGRYRELTSTSNCTTYQARRLNTRERDPNGQGTRAVATLNGTLATTRWMVAILENHQQADGSVVVPKALQPFLGLEVLKPV encoded by the coding sequence GTGATCGACATCAAGCTCCTGCGCGAGGACCCGGACCGCGTCCGCGCCTCGCAGCGCGCCCGTGGTGAGGACGAGGGGATCGTCGACGCGATCCTCGCTGCCGAGCAGACGCACCGCTCCTCCCTGACGGAGTTCGAGCAGCTGCGCGCCCAGCAGAAGTCGATGGGCAAGCAGGTCGCCCAGGCCCAGGGTGAGGAGAAGCAGGCGCTGCTCGCGCAGACCAAGGAGATCTCGGCGCGCGTCAAGCAGCTGCAGACCGACGCGGACACCGCGCAGGCCACCCTCGGCGACCTCATCCGCCAGATCGGCAACATCGTCGAGGACGGCGTCCCCGTCGGCGGGGAGGACGACTACACGCTGCTCGAGACCGTGGGCGAGATCCCGGAGTTCGACTTCGAGCCCAAGGACCACCTCGCCCTCGGGGAGTCGCTCGCGGCCATCGACATGGAGCGCGGCGCCAAGGTCGGCGGCTCGCGGTTCTACTTCCTCACCGGGGTCGGCGCCCGGCTCGAGCTCGCCCTGCTCAACATGGGCATCGCCCAGGCAGTCGAGCACGGCTTCACCCCCATGATCACGCCGACGCTGGTCAAGGCCGACGTCATGGCCGGCGCCGGGTTCATCGACAAGCACGGCGACGAGGTCTACCGCCTCGAGGCCGACGACCTCTACCTCACGGGCACCTCCGAGGTCGCGCTCGCCGGCTACCACGCCGACGAGATCCTCGACCTGTCCGGTGGCCCGAAGCGGTATGCCGGCTGGTCGGCCTGCTACCGCCGCGAGGCCGGGTCGCACGGCAAGGACACCCGCGGCATCATCCGCGTGCACCAGTTCCACAAGGTCGAGATGTTCACCTACTGCCGCGTCGAGGACGCCGCCGCGGAGCACCAGCGGCTGCTCGCGTGGGAGAAGGAGATGCTCGCCAAGATCGAGGTGCCCTACCGCATCATCGACACGGCGGCCGGCGACCTCGGTGGGCCCGCGGCCCGCAAGTTCGACTGCGAGGCCTGGGTCCCGACGCAGGGGCGCTACCGCGAGCTCACCTCGACCTCGAACTGCACGACCTACCAGGCCCGTCGCCTCAACACCCGTGAGCGCGACCCGAACGGCCAGGGCACCCGTGCCGTCGCCACCCTCAACGGCACGCTCGCCACGACCCGCTGGATGGTCGCCATCCTGGAGAACCACCAGCAGGCCGACGGCTCGGTCGTCGTCCCCAAGGCGCTCCAGCCCTTCCTCGGCCTCGAGGTCCTCAAGCCCGTCTGA